In Vibrio lentus, a single genomic region encodes these proteins:
- the murE gene encoding UDP-N-acetylmuramoyl-L-alanyl-D-glutamate--2,6-diaminopimelate ligase, which produces MSNSLTLSSLLSPWGDFCSPELESIVVEQLELDSRAIKDGDIFVAVIGHAVDGRRFIDKAVSQGAKAVIAQAGDDKAHGLVEKLNSVPVVYVSDLNSILSELASRVYSSQATKLIGVTGTNGKTTITQLIAQWLDLVGQRSAVMGTTGNGFLDNLKTAANTTGSAIEIQRTLSELAAEKAVYTAMEISSHGLVQGRVKALDFEVGVFTNLSRDHLDYHGTMEEYALAKKSLFTQHKCKHAVINVDDEVGKVWVSDLSNAIAVSLSPLTGYQQSVWASDVAYAETGIQLSFDGSWGQGKLSVPLIGQFNASNVLVAFATLLSLGIDKQTLVDTTSQLQPVIGRMELFQTPNKAKVVVDYAHTPDALEKALAALRVHCSGQLWAIFGCGGDRDTGKRPMMAATAEQFADKSIISDDNPRSEDPALIVKDMLAGLSEPEAAFVEHDRYQALKFALEQAGSNDIILLAGKGHEDYQVLKDKTVHYSDRESALQLLGIS; this is translated from the coding sequence ATGAGTAATAGCCTCACGCTGTCATCTTTACTTTCTCCTTGGGGAGACTTTTGTTCTCCTGAGTTGGAGTCGATTGTTGTTGAGCAATTGGAGTTGGATAGTCGTGCCATCAAGGACGGTGATATTTTTGTTGCCGTAATCGGACATGCTGTCGATGGTCGTCGGTTTATCGATAAAGCCGTTTCTCAAGGCGCGAAAGCCGTCATTGCACAAGCTGGCGATGACAAAGCTCATGGCTTGGTTGAGAAGCTAAACTCGGTTCCTGTGGTTTATGTTTCAGACTTAAACTCAATACTCTCTGAATTAGCTAGCCGTGTTTATTCTTCTCAAGCGACCAAATTGATTGGTGTCACTGGCACCAATGGCAAAACCACCATTACCCAGTTGATTGCTCAATGGCTTGATCTCGTCGGTCAACGTTCAGCGGTAATGGGCACAACAGGTAATGGTTTCTTAGATAATCTAAAAACCGCTGCTAACACCACGGGGAGTGCTATTGAAATACAGCGCACACTGAGTGAGTTAGCTGCAGAAAAAGCGGTGTATACCGCAATGGAAATCTCTTCTCATGGTTTGGTGCAAGGTCGTGTAAAAGCGTTGGACTTTGAGGTTGGTGTATTTACTAACTTGAGTCGTGATCATCTTGATTATCATGGCACGATGGAAGAGTACGCATTGGCTAAAAAGAGCCTATTTACTCAACACAAATGTAAGCACGCAGTCATTAATGTGGATGACGAAGTGGGTAAAGTTTGGGTGTCAGATTTATCCAATGCAATAGCCGTTTCACTGTCACCGCTAACGGGCTATCAACAATCGGTATGGGCGTCTGATGTCGCTTATGCAGAAACCGGTATTCAGCTGTCTTTCGATGGTAGTTGGGGACAGGGGAAGCTTTCTGTTCCACTGATTGGTCAGTTTAACGCATCAAATGTGCTGGTTGCTTTTGCGACTTTGCTTTCGTTGGGTATCGACAAGCAAACCTTGGTCGACACCACGTCTCAGCTTCAGCCTGTTATTGGTCGTATGGAGCTTTTCCAAACTCCGAACAAGGCAAAAGTGGTTGTCGATTACGCTCATACGCCCGATGCGCTAGAAAAAGCATTGGCAGCATTGCGTGTGCATTGCTCTGGACAACTGTGGGCAATCTTCGGCTGTGGTGGTGACCGCGACACCGGTAAGCGCCCAATGATGGCAGCAACCGCAGAGCAGTTCGCCGATAAAAGCATTATTTCAGATGACAACCCTCGCAGTGAAGACCCTGCGTTGATTGTTAAAGATATGCTGGCTGGCTTAAGTGAACCTGAAGCTGCATTTGTAGAGCACGATCGCTATCAAGCCCTTAAGTTTGCTCTAGAGCAGGCTGGCAGCAATGACATTATTCTTCTGGCAGGTAAAGGCCATGAGGATTACCAAGTATTGAAAGACAAAACGGTACATTATTCAGACCGAGAGTCTGCGCTACAACTTTTAGGTATTTCATAA
- a CDS encoding UDP-N-acetylmuramoyl-tripeptide--D-alanyl-D-alanine ligase: MIDVSLEQICFAVNGELIEAGNSNNTVINAVSTDTRTVEEGALFVAIVGERFDAHDFCHQAVEANASALLVERKLDLNITQVVVEDTKLALGQLSAWIHEQCNVPTMAITGSCGKTTVKEMVASILQQRGKVLFTAGNFNNDIGVPLTLLRSEPSDDYAVIELGANHIGEIAYTTQLVKPQVALVNNVAAAHLEGFGSIDGVKQAKGEIFQGLAAGDTAIVNLESNGGGFWNEVLADKTALTFSESNHKADYFAENIEINDQGEACFDMQTPLGVTAVELGIIGQHNVANALAAAALSIQFGATLDEIKSGLANLISVKGRVEVQQLSQNIKLIDDSYNASVPAMKAAAKLLSSFKGQRWLILGNMAELGDESLALHRQVGEYAAPFAFEHVLTYGDDTKVISEVCNGTHFATHHAMIAHIEQHLCLPNNVSHTLLVKGANSAGMSKIAAALKENFS; this comes from the coding sequence ATGATTGATGTATCACTCGAGCAGATTTGTTTTGCTGTTAATGGCGAGCTGATTGAGGCAGGAAACTCGAACAATACCGTAATCAATGCAGTTTCAACGGATACTCGTACCGTCGAAGAAGGCGCATTGTTTGTTGCTATCGTTGGAGAGCGTTTCGATGCGCATGACTTTTGCCATCAAGCCGTTGAGGCAAATGCGAGCGCGTTGTTAGTCGAACGAAAACTTGACCTAAATATTACTCAAGTTGTTGTTGAAGACACTAAACTTGCTTTAGGTCAGCTAAGTGCTTGGATCCATGAGCAATGTAATGTTCCAACCATGGCGATTACAGGCAGCTGTGGCAAAACGACCGTCAAAGAGATGGTGGCAAGTATTCTACAACAGCGTGGCAAGGTGCTGTTTACGGCAGGTAACTTCAATAATGATATTGGTGTGCCTTTGACTTTGTTACGCAGTGAACCAAGCGACGACTATGCAGTGATCGAATTAGGCGCTAATCATATTGGTGAAATCGCCTACACCACGCAACTAGTCAAACCACAAGTTGCTTTGGTGAATAATGTGGCCGCGGCTCACTTAGAAGGCTTTGGTTCTATCGATGGCGTGAAACAAGCGAAAGGTGAAATCTTTCAGGGGCTTGCTGCCGGTGATACTGCTATTGTTAATCTAGAGAGCAACGGTGGGGGCTTTTGGAATGAAGTCCTTGCGGATAAAACGGCACTGACTTTTTCTGAAAGTAACCATAAAGCCGATTATTTTGCTGAAAATATCGAAATCAACGACCAAGGCGAAGCTTGCTTTGATATGCAAACGCCATTAGGTGTTACGGCTGTTGAACTTGGTATTATTGGTCAGCACAACGTGGCGAACGCGTTGGCGGCTGCAGCGTTGAGCATTCAATTTGGTGCAACGCTTGATGAAATAAAAAGTGGTTTAGCGAACCTTATCTCGGTCAAAGGACGAGTTGAGGTTCAACAATTAAGTCAGAATATCAAGCTGATAGATGACAGTTATAACGCTAGCGTGCCTGCAATGAAGGCGGCAGCTAAACTGCTGTCGAGCTTTAAAGGTCAACGTTGGCTGATTTTAGGCAATATGGCTGAATTAGGCGACGAAAGTCTTGCACTTCACCGTCAAGTCGGTGAATATGCTGCCCCATTCGCTTTTGAGCATGTACTCACTTACGGTGATGATACCAAGGTGATTAGTGAGGTCTGTAATGGCACCCACTTCGCAACGCATCACGCGATGATCGCACACATAGAGCAGCACTTATGCTTGCCGAATAACGTGTCACACACCTTGTTGGTGAAAGGCGCAAACAGTGCAGGGATGAGTAAAATAGCCGCTGCTTTAAAGGAGAACTTTTCATGA
- the mraY gene encoding phospho-N-acetylmuramoyl-pentapeptide-transferase codes for MIIWLAELLQPYFSFFRLFEYLSFRAIASILTALCLSLWMGPRLIERLQMLQIGQVVRNDGPESHFSKRGTPTMGGVMILAAIIITVLMWADLSNPYVWAVLVVLAGYGAVGFVDDYRKVVRKNTDGLIARWKYFWQSAIALVVAFALYAHGHDTAATQLVVPFFKDVMPQLGLLYIVLTYFVIVGTSNAVNLTDGLDGLAIMPTVMVAAGFAVIAWATGNVNFAAYLHIPYIPYTSELVVVCTAIVGAGLGFLWFNTYPAQVFMGDVGSLALGGALGVIAVLVRQELVLVIMGGVFVMETLSVILQVGSYKLRGQRIFRMAPIHHHYELKGWPEPRVIVRFWIISMVLVLVGLATLKVR; via the coding sequence ATGATAATTTGGCTTGCAGAGCTACTACAGCCATACTTTTCTTTTTTCCGTTTGTTCGAATACCTATCGTTTCGAGCAATCGCGAGTATTTTGACAGCTTTATGTCTGTCGCTGTGGATGGGACCTCGTTTAATTGAGCGTCTGCAAATGCTACAAATTGGCCAAGTTGTTCGTAATGACGGCCCTGAATCTCATTTCAGCAAACGTGGTACGCCAACCATGGGCGGAGTGATGATCCTGGCTGCTATCATTATTACGGTATTGATGTGGGCTGATCTCTCTAATCCTTATGTTTGGGCTGTATTAGTTGTACTTGCAGGTTATGGCGCGGTTGGCTTTGTTGATGACTACCGTAAAGTCGTTCGCAAAAACACAGATGGCTTGATTGCGCGTTGGAAGTACTTCTGGCAATCGGCTATTGCATTGGTTGTGGCGTTTGCTCTGTATGCTCACGGGCACGATACTGCAGCAACTCAATTGGTTGTTCCTTTCTTTAAAGATGTGATGCCACAACTTGGTTTACTGTATATCGTACTAACTTACTTTGTTATTGTGGGTACCAGTAATGCGGTAAACCTAACGGACGGCCTTGATGGTTTAGCTATCATGCCAACGGTTATGGTTGCGGCTGGTTTTGCTGTAATTGCTTGGGCGACAGGTAACGTTAACTTCGCGGCATATCTACACATTCCATACATTCCATACACCTCTGAGCTGGTTGTGGTTTGTACCGCTATCGTGGGTGCGGGCCTTGGTTTCCTATGGTTCAACACCTACCCAGCACAAGTATTTATGGGCGATGTTGGCTCGCTAGCACTTGGCGGTGCATTGGGTGTGATTGCTGTGTTAGTTCGCCAAGAGTTGGTACTGGTTATTATGGGCGGTGTGTTTGTAATGGAGACTTTGTCAGTGATTCTGCAGGTGGGCTCTTACAAACTGCGTGGTCAGCGTATTTTCCGCATGGCACCGATTCACCACCACTATGAACTGAAAGGTTGGCCAGAACCGCGTGTAATCGTGCGTTTTTGGATCATCTCAATGGTATTAGTACTGGTTGGCCTAGCAACGCTGAAAGTTCGTTAA
- the murD gene encoding UDP-N-acetylmuramoyl-L-alanine--D-glutamate ligase, which translates to MERWQNIQNVVVVGLGITGLSVVKHLVKYQPQTHVRVIDTRELPPGRESLPESVELHSGSWNSQWLAEADLVVANPGIALATPEIQDVIQAGTPVVGDIELFGWAVDKPVVAITGSNGKSTVTDLTGVLAKAAGLNVGVGGNIGIPALDLLELDADLYVLELSSFQLETTSSLNLAAAAFLNLSEDHMDRYQGMADYRDAKLRIFNNAQYAIVNREDKETYPDQTMSLVTFGLDDQEFGVSMVDGTEWLVDNGKSVLATQDLTLVGRHNVANALVSLALLKQVGIDYNKSLEALKAYNGLTHRCQVVADKREIKWVNDSKATNVASTLAALSGLEYQGTLYLLVGGVGKGADFSELKPVLAQLDRVQLCCFGEDAAQFMPLHPSAKTFDTMRDIIESFSAQLVSGDMVMLSPACASFDQFNNFMARGDAFTELAHEYA; encoded by the coding sequence ATGGAACGTTGGCAAAATATTCAAAATGTAGTGGTTGTGGGGCTCGGTATTACCGGGCTCTCTGTCGTTAAACATCTCGTAAAATACCAACCTCAGACTCATGTGAGAGTGATTGATACACGAGAACTACCACCAGGCCGAGAATCTTTGCCTGAATCGGTAGAACTGCATTCTGGAAGTTGGAATAGCCAATGGTTAGCGGAAGCTGATTTAGTGGTTGCTAACCCAGGTATCGCCTTAGCGACCCCTGAAATACAAGATGTTATTCAAGCGGGAACTCCGGTTGTTGGCGATATTGAACTGTTTGGTTGGGCGGTAGACAAACCCGTCGTGGCAATAACAGGTTCTAATGGCAAAAGTACGGTGACCGATCTAACGGGTGTGCTTGCTAAGGCTGCCGGTCTTAACGTTGGTGTTGGTGGCAACATCGGTATTCCTGCCTTAGACCTGCTTGAGCTTGATGCTGACTTGTATGTCCTTGAGCTTTCAAGCTTTCAGCTAGAAACAACATCCAGTCTAAATCTTGCAGCGGCGGCTTTTTTGAACCTGTCAGAAGATCATATGGATCGCTATCAAGGCATGGCCGATTACCGTGACGCTAAATTAAGAATTTTTAATAATGCTCAGTACGCGATTGTAAACCGCGAAGACAAAGAGACTTATCCTGATCAAACGATGTCATTGGTGACATTTGGACTCGATGACCAAGAGTTTGGTGTATCAATGGTCGATGGCACCGAATGGCTAGTGGATAATGGTAAGTCAGTACTTGCTACCCAAGATTTAACATTGGTTGGACGTCATAACGTAGCGAATGCGTTAGTCTCGTTAGCATTGTTGAAGCAAGTCGGTATTGATTACAACAAAAGCCTTGAAGCTCTGAAAGCCTACAATGGTTTGACGCATCGCTGCCAAGTAGTGGCTGACAAACGCGAAATTAAATGGGTTAACGACTCGAAAGCGACCAACGTAGCCAGTACATTAGCGGCTCTGTCGGGATTAGAATACCAAGGTACTTTGTATCTCTTAGTCGGAGGTGTGGGCAAAGGTGCTGACTTTAGCGAGCTTAAACCCGTGTTGGCGCAACTAGACCGCGTACAACTGTGTTGCTTCGGTGAAGATGCTGCGCAATTTATGCCATTACATCCATCGGCTAAGACGTTTGATACCATGCGTGACATCATCGAGAGTTTCTCTGCACAATTGGTGTCGGGTGACATGGTGATGTTGTCTCCTGCATGTGCAAGCTTCGATCAATTTAATAACTTCATGGCGAGAGGTGATGCGTTCACTGAACTTGCTCATGAGTACGCCTAA
- the ftsW gene encoding cell division protein FtsW — MQRVKEINQSIWQWLNRATPEALYDRQLVWIALGLMLTGLVMVTSASFPISARLTDQPFHFMFRHAIFLVLALIVSSVILQIPMKRWFQYSMYLLGLSFFLLVVVLAVGKSVNGASRWIPLGLFNLQPAEVAKLSLFIFMAGYLVRKQDEVRKTFFGGFGKPIIVFGAFAVLLLGQPDLGTVVVMLVTLFGMLFIAGAKLSQFIALMVAGIAAVVGLIVIEPYRVRRVTSFWEPWNDPFGSGYQLTQSLMAFGRGDWMGQGLGNSVQKLEYLPEAHTDFVFAVLAEELGFVGVTLVLILIFSLVLKAILIGKKAFENDQLFSGYLAFGIGIWFAFQTLVNVGAASGIVPTKGLTLPLISYGGSSLIVMSVAVSMLLRIDHECRIQQKEQADNQNELVE; from the coding sequence GTGCAAAGAGTGAAAGAGATTAATCAATCTATTTGGCAATGGCTTAACCGTGCCACACCAGAGGCGCTCTACGATCGTCAGTTGGTATGGATTGCTCTTGGACTGATGCTGACGGGCTTGGTAATGGTAACGTCGGCTTCGTTCCCAATCAGTGCACGTTTAACCGATCAGCCGTTTCACTTTATGTTCCGTCACGCCATTTTCTTGGTGTTAGCGTTAATCGTATCCAGCGTCATATTGCAAATTCCAATGAAGCGTTGGTTTCAATACAGCATGTATCTACTGGGTTTATCCTTCTTTTTGCTGGTCGTGGTATTGGCTGTCGGTAAGTCGGTTAACGGTGCATCGCGCTGGATTCCGCTTGGGTTGTTTAACTTACAACCGGCCGAAGTCGCTAAATTATCGCTGTTTATCTTTATGGCGGGCTACTTGGTTCGAAAACAAGACGAAGTGAGGAAAACCTTCTTCGGTGGTTTTGGTAAGCCAATTATTGTGTTTGGTGCCTTTGCAGTATTACTCCTTGGCCAACCCGATTTAGGTACCGTTGTTGTAATGCTGGTTACTTTGTTTGGCATGCTATTTATCGCGGGTGCCAAGCTTTCACAGTTTATTGCCTTGATGGTGGCGGGTATTGCCGCGGTCGTCGGCTTGATTGTTATAGAGCCCTATCGTGTTCGACGTGTGACCTCATTCTGGGAACCTTGGAATGACCCGTTTGGCAGTGGCTACCAGTTAACTCAGTCATTGATGGCATTTGGCCGCGGTGATTGGATGGGGCAAGGTCTTGGTAACTCGGTTCAGAAGTTAGAATATTTACCAGAAGCACATACCGATTTTGTGTTTGCTGTATTGGCTGAAGAGTTGGGCTTTGTTGGTGTGACCTTAGTGCTTATTCTTATTTTTAGTTTGGTGCTTAAAGCGATTCTAATTGGTAAGAAAGCCTTCGAAAACGACCAGTTATTCAGTGGTTATCTTGCCTTTGGTATTGGTATTTGGTTTGCTTTTCAAACGCTTGTTAACGTGGGTGCCGCTTCAGGTATCGTTCCAACCAAAGGTCTGACATTGCCATTAATCAGTTACGGCGGGTCAAGTTTGATCGTGATGTCGGTGGCGGTTTCGATGCTGCTACGTATCGATCACGAGTGCCGAATACAACAAAAAGAACAAGCCGACAATCAAAACGAATTAGTAGAATAA
- the murG gene encoding undecaprenyldiphospho-muramoylpentapeptide beta-N-acetylglucosaminyltransferase, whose protein sequence is MKKNKKLLVMAGGTGGHVFPGLAVAKKLQQQGWEIRWLGTADRMEADLVPKHGIEIDFIKVKGLRGQGISKLIKAPFQIINAILQARQHIKAWQPDVVLGMGGYVSGPGGIAAWLSGIPVVLHEQNAVAGLTNQWLSKIAKKVFQAFPGAFPTAQVVGNPVREDVVALAEPEQRMAERDGDIRILVMGGSQGAKILNDTLPVTMAQLGEGFTVVHQAGKNNQQQVIEQYKSHSVDNVQVTEFIDDVAQAYEWADLLVCRSGALTVSEVSAAGVGSIFVPFMHKDRQQALNADHLVECGAALMIEQPQLTADKLANTIAQLDRNELKMMATKARQAAKLDADVTVAEAIKALAK, encoded by the coding sequence ATGAAAAAAAACAAAAAACTTTTAGTGATGGCTGGTGGTACTGGCGGTCACGTTTTCCCTGGCTTAGCCGTGGCTAAAAAGCTTCAGCAACAAGGTTGGGAAATTCGCTGGTTAGGAACTGCGGACCGAATGGAAGCGGATCTGGTGCCAAAGCATGGTATTGAGATCGACTTCATTAAGGTGAAAGGCCTGCGTGGTCAAGGCATTAGCAAGCTAATTAAAGCGCCATTCCAGATTATTAATGCCATACTTCAAGCAAGACAGCACATCAAAGCATGGCAACCAGATGTTGTACTTGGAATGGGTGGTTACGTGAGTGGTCCCGGTGGCATCGCGGCATGGTTATCCGGTATTCCTGTGGTTCTACATGAACAAAATGCAGTGGCAGGTTTAACCAACCAATGGCTATCTAAAATTGCTAAAAAAGTGTTCCAAGCTTTCCCTGGTGCGTTTCCTACTGCACAGGTGGTGGGTAACCCAGTACGTGAAGATGTTGTTGCCTTAGCTGAACCCGAACAACGCATGGCAGAGCGTGACGGCGATATTCGTATCCTCGTGATGGGTGGCAGTCAGGGCGCTAAGATCCTGAACGATACCTTGCCAGTGACCATGGCCCAGCTTGGTGAAGGTTTTACTGTGGTGCATCAAGCCGGTAAGAACAATCAACAGCAAGTGATTGAACAATACAAATCACATTCTGTAGATAATGTTCAAGTGACTGAATTTATTGATGATGTGGCGCAAGCTTATGAGTGGGCAGATCTATTAGTGTGTCGCTCAGGCGCGTTAACTGTATCGGAAGTATCCGCTGCTGGAGTGGGTTCTATTTTCGTTCCGTTTATGCACAAAGACAGACAGCAAGCGCTGAATGCCGATCACCTCGTTGAATGTGGCGCGGCGTTAATGATTGAACAGCCTCAACTGACGGCTGATAAGCTAGCGAATACTATCGCTCAGCTTGATAGAAATGAATTAAAAATGATGGCAACAAAAGCTCGTCAGGCAGCCAAGCTTGATGCGGATGTGACCGTCGCTGAAGCGATTAAAGCTTTAGCAAAATAA
- the murC gene encoding UDP-N-acetylmuramate--L-alanine ligase, producing MTIEHTQDLAQIRAMVPEMRRVKSIHFIGIGGAGMSGIAEVLLNEGYQITGSDIAQNPVTDRLVSKGATVYIGHQASNVADASVVVVSTAINEENPEIIAAREARTPIVRRAEMLAELMRFRHGIAVAGTHGKTTTTALVTQIYSEAGLDPTFVNGGLVKSVGTNARLGSSRILIAEADESDASFLHLQPMVSIVTNIEADHMDTYGGDFETLKQTFIDFLHNLPFYGQAVMCVDDPVVRELIPQVSRQVITYGFSEDADIRIENYVQEGQQGKFTVVREGKANLDITLNIPGRHNALNASAAIAVATEDDISDEAILKAMAGTEGTGRRFDHLGEYETGKGIAMLVDDYGHHPTEVDVTIQAARSGWTDKRLVMIFQPHRYSRTRDLYDDFANVLEQVDVLILLDVYSAGEKPIAGADGRSLSRTIRGRGKIDPIFVADINTLPSVLANVIQGGDLVLTQGAGDVGRVAKQLESLQLDINNMQNA from the coding sequence ATGACGATTGAACATACCCAAGACTTAGCGCAAATCCGTGCAATGGTGCCAGAGATGCGCCGTGTTAAATCTATCCACTTCATTGGTATTGGTGGCGCAGGAATGAGCGGGATTGCTGAAGTCTTGCTTAATGAAGGCTACCAGATCACGGGTTCTGATATTGCTCAAAATCCAGTGACCGATCGTTTAGTTAGCAAGGGTGCGACCGTTTATATCGGTCACCAAGCTAGTAACGTTGCCGACGCAAGTGTGGTAGTGGTTTCAACCGCTATCAACGAAGAAAACCCAGAAATTATTGCCGCCCGTGAAGCGCGCACACCTATCGTTCGTCGTGCAGAAATGCTGGCTGAGCTGATGCGTTTTCGTCATGGCATTGCTGTGGCAGGTACGCACGGTAAAACCACGACAACTGCGCTAGTGACACAGATTTACTCGGAAGCAGGTTTAGATCCAACCTTCGTAAATGGTGGTTTGGTGAAGAGTGTGGGCACGAATGCTCGTCTAGGTTCGAGTCGTATTCTTATCGCTGAAGCCGATGAAAGTGATGCATCATTCTTACATCTGCAACCAATGGTTAGTATCGTTACTAACATTGAAGCGGATCATATGGATACTTACGGCGGCGATTTCGAAACGCTAAAACAGACGTTCATTGATTTCTTACACAATCTGCCATTCTACGGTCAGGCTGTGATGTGTGTTGATGATCCGGTAGTACGTGAGCTTATTCCTCAGGTGAGCCGCCAAGTGATTACCTACGGTTTCTCAGAAGATGCGGATATCCGTATTGAAAACTACGTACAAGAAGGCCAACAAGGCAAGTTCACTGTGGTACGTGAAGGCAAAGCGAACCTAGATATTACGTTGAACATTCCAGGTCGCCATAACGCACTTAACGCATCTGCGGCGATTGCGGTTGCGACGGAAGATGACATCAGCGACGAAGCGATTTTAAAAGCGATGGCGGGAACGGAAGGCACTGGCCGTCGTTTCGATCACCTTGGTGAGTACGAAACGGGTAAGGGTATTGCAATGTTGGTTGATGATTACGGTCATCACCCAACCGAAGTCGACGTAACAATTCAAGCTGCCCGTAGTGGCTGGACAGACAAACGTCTCGTGATGATTTTCCAACCACACCGCTACAGCCGAACTCGTGATCTGTATGATGACTTTGCTAACGTTCTTGAGCAGGTTGATGTTCTAATCTTATTAGATGTGTACTCTGCAGGTGAGAAACCGATTGCAGGGGCTGACGGACGCTCGTTAAGCCGAACTATTCGTGGGCGTGGTAAGATTGATCCGATCTTCGTTGCTGATATCAACACGCTGCCATCGGTTCTAGCCAACGTCATTCAAGGCGGTGACCTTGTTTTAACGCAGGGTGCAGGTGATGTTGGTCGTGTTGCTAAGCAACTCGAATCGTTACAGTTAGACATTAATAATATGCAGAACGCGTAG